One window of the Conexibacter sp. SYSU D00693 genome contains the following:
- a CDS encoding rod shape-determining protein has protein sequence MGFFSYLTGFGGRDMAVDLGTANTLVYVRGRGIVLSEPSVVAIDSRTGEVHAVGIEAKRMLGRTPGTIQAIRPLKDGVIADFDVTEEMLRHFIQKVHQNRWAHPRVVVCVPSGVTGVEKRAVEEACLSAGARQAYLIEEPMAAAIGAGLPVGEPTGSMVVDIGGGTSEVAVISLGGIVVSQSIRVGGDELDEAIINYAKREYKLLIGQQTAEEVKLEIGSAYPMGEEVQAEIRGRDMVSGLPKTVVLTSEEIRQALEEPLSQIVDAVKETLDRTPPELASDIMDRGIMLAGGGSLLQGLDERLREETQMPAHLAESPLTCVAVGSGRSLEEFEVIHRTNKNSRSRPRRRYQ, from the coding sequence ATGGGCTTCTTCAGCTACCTCACCGGCTTCGGTGGCCGCGACATGGCGGTCGACCTCGGCACGGCGAACACCCTGGTCTACGTCCGCGGGCGCGGCATCGTGCTGAGCGAGCCGTCCGTGGTCGCGATCGACTCACGCACCGGCGAGGTGCACGCGGTGGGGATCGAGGCCAAGCGCATGCTGGGCCGCACGCCCGGCACGATCCAGGCCATCCGTCCGCTCAAGGACGGCGTCATCGCCGACTTCGACGTGACGGAGGAGATGCTCCGCCACTTCATCCAGAAGGTGCACCAGAACCGCTGGGCCCACCCGCGGGTCGTCGTGTGCGTGCCCTCCGGCGTCACCGGCGTGGAGAAGCGCGCCGTCGAGGAGGCGTGCCTGTCGGCCGGCGCGCGCCAGGCCTACCTCATCGAGGAGCCCATGGCCGCCGCGATCGGCGCGGGCCTGCCCGTGGGCGAGCCCACCGGCTCGATGGTCGTCGACATCGGCGGCGGCACCTCCGAGGTCGCCGTCATCTCGCTCGGCGGCATCGTCGTCTCGCAGTCGATCCGCGTCGGCGGCGACGAGCTCGACGAGGCGATCATCAACTACGCCAAGCGCGAGTACAAGCTCCTGATCGGCCAGCAGACCGCCGAGGAGGTCAAGCTCGAGATCGGCTCCGCCTACCCCATGGGCGAGGAGGTGCAGGCGGAGATCCGCGGCCGGGACATGGTGTCCGGCCTGCCCAAGACCGTGGTCCTCACCAGCGAGGAGATCCGCCAGGCGCTCGAGGAGCCCCTGTCGCAGATCGTCGACGCGGTGAAGGAGACCCTCGACCGCACGCCGCCCGAGCTCGCCTCGGACATCATGGACCGGGGCATCATGCTCGCGGGCGGCGGCTCCCTGCTGCAGGGGCTCGACGAGCGCCTGCGCGAGGAGACCCAGATGCCGGCGCACCTCGCGGAGTCCCCGCTGACGTGCGTCGCCGTCGGCTCCGGCCGCTCGCTGGAGGAGTTCGAGGTCATCCATCGGACCAACAAGAACTCGCGCTCGCGTCCGCGCCGGCGCTATCAGTGA
- the mreC gene encoding rod shape-determining protein MreC, with product MHDRKTIRRRRAVLGLLVASSLVLLTAWFGESAGGGLHSIQRGVGEVFSPIQEGASRSLKPARDLFGWIGDTIDAKGENEELKRERDALAEQVAAAQNAVRENRELKAQLGLDTNLGISDYDPETARVVGQSPTLWFATLKINKGRSDGIGLDMPVVASDGDGAGLVGRISSVTGGSAFVTLITDSSMKVSARGARGGGAGVVEPEVGNPRDLVLQDTKGTDRFERGDLIVTAGTTNPRLPSLFPSGIPIGHVTRVEDPETDAQEVHLEPDVDLRGLEFVRVLTKRVDGEGT from the coding sequence GTGCACGACCGCAAGACCATCCGACGCCGGCGCGCGGTCCTCGGACTCCTCGTCGCCTCGTCGCTCGTCCTGCTGACGGCGTGGTTCGGCGAGTCCGCCGGCGGCGGGCTGCACTCCATCCAGCGCGGCGTGGGCGAGGTCTTCTCGCCGATCCAGGAGGGCGCGAGCCGCTCGCTCAAGCCGGCGCGCGACCTCTTCGGCTGGATCGGCGACACCATCGACGCCAAGGGCGAGAACGAGGAGCTCAAGCGCGAGCGCGACGCCCTGGCCGAGCAGGTGGCCGCCGCCCAGAACGCGGTCCGCGAGAACCGCGAGCTCAAGGCCCAGCTCGGGCTCGACACGAACCTCGGGATCTCCGACTACGACCCCGAGACCGCGCGCGTCGTCGGCCAGTCGCCGACGCTGTGGTTCGCCACGCTGAAGATCAACAAGGGCCGCTCGGACGGCATCGGGCTCGACATGCCGGTCGTCGCCTCCGACGGCGACGGCGCGGGTCTCGTCGGTCGCATCTCGAGCGTCACCGGCGGCAGCGCGTTCGTCACGCTCATCACCGACAGCTCGATGAAGGTCTCGGCGCGGGGCGCACGCGGCGGCGGCGCCGGCGTGGTCGAGCCCGAGGTCGGCAACCCGCGCGACCTCGTCCTGCAGGACACCAAGGGCACCGACCGCTTCGAGCGCGGCGACCTCATCGTCACCGCCGGCACGACGAACCCGCGGCTGCCCTCGCTGTTCCCGAGCGGCATCCCGATCGGCCACGTGACGCGCGTGGAGGACCCGGAGACCGACGCCCAGGAGGTCCACCTCGAGCCGGACGTCGACCTGCGCGGGCTGGAGTTCGTGCGGGTCCTGACCAAGCGCGTGGACGGCGAGGGCACCTAG
- the mreD gene encoding rod shape-determining protein MreD, whose translation MAARLAVLGFALSILQVAFVSQLPIAGSSADLLPLTVASVGLLCGSVPGAVFGFAVGLFADIAYAQTMGLSSLVFTVAGYAAGRFLELRDPQNPIMPMAVGAAITLLTAVGFGLMNFLLGIDAPVSLLLLRLILVTVVLNALLALPLHALVRRALGSDLPGDGRRRRRRAYTTGGLSPLSQARG comes from the coding sequence ATGGCCGCCCGCCTCGCGGTGCTGGGCTTCGCGCTCTCGATCCTCCAGGTCGCGTTCGTGAGCCAGCTGCCGATCGCGGGCTCCAGCGCGGACCTCCTGCCGCTCACCGTCGCCTCGGTCGGGCTGCTGTGCGGCTCGGTCCCCGGCGCGGTCTTCGGCTTCGCCGTCGGCCTCTTCGCCGACATCGCCTACGCCCAGACGATGGGCCTCAGCTCGCTCGTCTTCACCGTCGCGGGCTACGCGGCCGGGCGGTTCCTCGAGCTGCGCGACCCGCAGAACCCGATCATGCCGATGGCCGTGGGCGCGGCGATCACGCTGCTGACCGCCGTCGGCTTCGGGCTGATGAACTTCCTGCTGGGCATCGACGCGCCCGTGAGCCTCCTGCTCCTGCGCCTCATCCTGGTGACCGTGGTCCTCAACGCCCTCCTCGCGCTGCCGCTGCACGCGCTCGTCCGCCGGGCGCTGGGCAGCGACCTGCCCGGTGACGGCCGGCGTCGCCGCCGGCGCGCGTACACGACGGGTGGACTCAGCCCCTTGAGCCAGGCGAGGGGCTGA